The window TTTCATATTTGGTGGGCAGTACAGGACTTGAACCTGTGGCCCCCGCCTTGTAAGGGCGGTGCTCAACCAACTGAGCTAACTGCCCGAAACAGCATAGCACAGGCAGCTATATGCCCTGTTATTCAGCACATTGCAAGCGCAATTTTGCCGTTACACTAGAGCAGCCCCGGTCGATGTGCCGGGGCTGTCAGAATACCAGCCTGATATTTTGCTGCGATTACAGTTATTTCATCTGGTTAAGATAGGTCGCAATATCCTTCATCTGCGCGGGGGTCAGGCCCTGCACCGTCTGTTGCATTCGGGCCGCGGCGCCTGTGGCATTGCTCAGGTTTTTGACCCTTTCCATGCCTGCCACCAGCACATCAACAGCCTTGCCCTTCATGGGGGCAGGGCTGGCAGAATGACATGGCGAGCAGAGCTTCTGGTACAGTTCCTCGCCAGAACCGGCATTATCTTGCGCGGCAACCGCTGTGCCAGCCAATAGCAGCCCGGCCGCCAAAAGAATTTTCAATGAGTTAGCAGAAAAGGTCATGGAACCCTCCTGTGGGTTACTCTGTTTGAAAAGCCAGCCTGACCGCACAGAGCAGCCAGACTTTTGGTCTTTTTCAGCATATGCCCCAAGACCAGCACTCCACAAGGGGTATTATGCGGCAGGATTGCGGCTGTTTCCCAACCACTTTGTCACGAAAGGCCCGCATTGCCGCGTTGGAACGCCTGTCATTGCTAATTGTAAGGCAGGCATTCCGCCTGGTGCCATTAAGAGGCGCACAGGTGATGAGTAGGTAATGCCCACAAACGTAAAGCCCCAGCGGCTGCGAGTCGGCAACCGTTGGGGCTTGGGTGTTGTGTTTTGCGCGTGTTGGCGTGTGCGGCCTACTTGATGCCCGCCCGCATGAACGACTGCACAAACTGCCGCTGGAACAGCAGAAAGGCCACCAGCAGCGGGCCGGAGGTCATAAGCGTGGCAGCGGTGATGATTGTCCAGTCCACGCCCTGTTCCGTAGCCGAGAATATCTGCAAGCCAACGGTCAGCGGGCGCGAATTGACGGAGTTGCTCACAATGAGCGGCCAGAGAAAGTTGTTCCAGTGCGTACTGATGGAGACCAGCGCGTAGGCCGCGTAGGTGGGCTTGGCCAACGGCACGTACACATGCCAGAGCACTTGCAGGGTGTTGGCCCCTTCCACAGCGGCGGCTTCCTCCAGTTCTTTCGGAACGCTCTTGAAGGTCTGGCGCAGCAGAAAAATGCCAAAGGCCGAGGCCATGTAGGGCAGGCTGATGGCAAGGGTGGAATCAAGCACGCCGATCTTGGACATGGTGGAGTAGTTTTCCACCACCAGCACATCGGGCATGATCATGAGCTGCATGAGAATAAGCGCAAAGGCAATGCCCTTGCCCTTGAAGTCGTAGCGGGCAAAGGCGTAGGCCGCCAGAGTGCAGAGCACAAGCTGCATGCCTGTGGTCAGCGTGACCAGCATGATGGTGTTGACGAAATAACGGGCAAAGGGCGCGGCCTTCCAGGCATTGGCGAAATTTTCAAGCGTCAGCGGCGCAGTCAGGCTGAACCTGGTAGAAAACTCCGCCGGGTGAAAGGCAGTCCAGATGGCGTAAAAAAGCGGCAAGGCCCACAGAATGGCAAGCATCCATGCGGCGGTGGTGTCCAGCACGCGCGAAAATCCACGGCTGTCGTACATATTGCGCTGTTCGTTCATCTGTAATGCACCCTTTTTTCAATGATGCCAAACTGCACAAAGGCGGCAAAACCAAGAAAGCCCAGCAGCACCATGGTCAGCGTTGCGCCGTAGCCCGTATCCCAGAATTTGAAGCTGGTTTCATAAATATAGTAGAGCAGCAGCGAGGTGGCGTTGTTGGGGCCGCCCTGCGTGAGCACAAAGAGGTGATCCACCATGCGGAAAGCGTTGATGGTAGCATTGATGAGCACAAAAAGCGTAGTAGGCATGAGCAGGGGAATGACCACGCGGCGGTAATAATAGGCGCGCGAAGCCCCTTCAAGCATGGCCGCCTCCCCAAGGCTGGGCGGGATTTGCTGCAAGGCCGCGAGGTAAAAAATCATAAAAAATCCCGCGTCCTTCCATACTGCAACGCTGATTACGCAGAACAGGGCGGTCTGCTCGCTGCCAAGCCAGTTAATGCCCGTGGTCGCGCCCAGAAAAAAGCGCAACTGCTCAAGCAGGCCGTAATCAGGCGTGTAAAAAAACAGCCAGATGTTGGCCACGGCGATCATGGGCAGCACCGTGGGCACAAAGTAGCACAGCCGCAAAAATGCCTGCCCCTTCAGCCGCGCATTGACCAGAAAGGCCATGAGCATGGCCAGCGACATGGAGCAGGGGATGGTGCAGCAGGCAAAGATGATGTTGTTGCGTAGCGATTTGAGAAAGACCTCGTCGTCCAGCAGATAGCGGTACTGCTCAAGCCCTACGAACTGGGCAGGCGCTCCCCCCCGGCCATCCATAAAAAAGCTGTGGATAAACGTGCTCACCGCAGGATAGTGCGTAAACGTCACCACCAGGGCAAAGCCGGGGAGCAAAAGCAGCCATGCGTTGATTTGCCGCATGGTTTCCGGTTTGAACATAGGGCGGCTCTCTTGCGTCTGATTGAATCGAAAAAGCTGCCAGAGGGGCAGCCCCCCCCTGGCAGCACAATGCTTGTTTACTTCTGGTAGCGGCGCAGAATGCGGTCAGCTTCGCGCTGGGCATCCTTGAGGGCGGCGTCAGGCTTTTTGGAGCCGTTAACAGCGGCCTGAATGGCATCGTCCAGAGCCTTGGTCACGCGCTGGTTCTCGTGGGTGGAAAGCTCGGGCACGGCGTGGGCCAGCTGATCGCGGGCCACGGCGGCATAGGGAAAGCCCTTCACGTAGGTTTCCATGCGTTCGGTCTTCCAGGCATCGGGGCGCACAGCCACATAGCCGGTATCAATGCCCCACTGGGCGGCGCGCTCGGCAGTGGTCATCCACTGGACAAACCTGACAGCAGCCTTGCGTTCTTCAGGCGTTGAATTTTTGAAAATGTAGAAGTTGCCGCCGCCGGTGGGCGAGCCAAGGCGGGCATTGGCGGGCAGCATGCCCACGCCGAAGGGGAACTTGGCGTTGGTGCGCACGTTGGTGAGGTTGCCGGTGGTGGTCCACATGATGGCGGTTTTGCGCTCAAAGAAATCGCGGGGCGTGGTGGACCAGTCAATGGTGCCCTTGGGCGACACTTCGTACTTGTAGGCCAGATCGGTGAGGAACTGGAGGGCTTCGATATTTTTAGGATTGTCAAAGAAGACCTTGTTGCCCGCATCGTTCATCAGCTCAACGCCGTTGGTGATGGCAAGGGCCTGAAGCATCCAGTAGGCATAGCCGGTGCTGGGAATGGCAACGCCCCACTGGCTGACCTTGCCGGATTCGTCCTTCTTGGTGAGTTTTTTGCCCATTTCTACCAGTTCCTGCCAGGTGGCGGGGCCTTTTTCAGGGTCGAGGCCTGCTTCCTTGAACATTTCCTTGTTCCAGTACATCACGATGGTAGAGCGCTGGAAGGGAATACCCCAGGTTTTGCCTTCGGTCTGACTGTTGCGCATGAAGCCGGGAAAGTAATCCTTGGTAAAGGCCATGTTGTCCTTGCCGACAATTTCATCGTAGGAAACGATGGCGTTTTCATCAATGAGAGTGAACATATCGGTAGAGAGCAGCACAGCCACATGCGGCGGCTCGCCCCCGCGCTGGGCGGTAAGGGCCTTGGTGATCGTATCGCGATAATTGCCCGAATACACAGGCGTAATCTTGATGTCGGGGTTTTCTTTCATGAATTCCTGGGTCATGCCCTCCACGATTTTGGTGATGGGCCCGCCCACGGACACGGGAAAGTAAAATGTAAGGTTGGTCTGAGCCGCCAGCGCGCTGCCAGCGCACAGGCAGATACAGAAGATTGCCAAAAACAACGAGCGAATACGTTTCATGGATTTCTCCTCAAAGGGTTTGGGGGCTGTATCCGTACTATCGCCTGAATGTTACCGATAAGGGGCAAATGTGTATCAAAATTAAATGATTATGACAGTAGCGCGACAAAAGACAGCCAAATCGGCACGCCATGACGCGTGAAGGTGCAATCGGCTATGCCGCGCCCATGCGCTTGCCAGATTCCGCCTCAAAAAAGTGCAGGGCATCGGCGGCAAAGTTCAGGCGCAGCTTGTGGCCGGGTTTGAAGCCGGGGTTGCCCGCCATTTGCACAGCCACCTGCTGCTGGCCCAGGCTGCAAGCCAGCACGGAATCCGCACCAAGATATTCCATGCTCAGCACTTCGGCCTCCCACGGGCCGTCAGGCGTTACCTGAATATTCTCGGGGCGGATGCCCAGCGTGCATTCGGCGGCAACAGCGCCCGGCACCGGGCAGCATTCATTGCCCTTGATGACCGCCTGCCCCTTGCACATGGCAACATTCAGAAGGTTCATGGGCGGCGTGCCGATAAAGCTGGCCGCAAAGGTGGTGGCGGGCTGGGAATACATGGCGACAGGGGCGTCGTTCTGCACGATATGCCCGTGCTGCATCAGAATGATGGTGTCGGCCATGCTCATGGCTTCTGTCTGGTCGTGGGTAACGTAGACCATTGTCATACCCAGGCGCTGTTGCAGGTCGCGGATTTCGCGCCGCATTTCGAGCCGGAGCTTGGCATCAAGGTTGGAGAGCGGCTCGTCCATGAGGCACACTGCCGCTTCGGCCACAAGCGCACGGCCAAGAGCCACGCGCTGCTGCTGCCCACCTGAAAGGGCGGAGGGCTTTCTTTCCAGCAGGCCGGAAAGGCCAAGCACGTCAACGGCGTTGTCCAGCCGCCTCATCTGGTCAGCCTCCGGCACTTTGCGCACCTTGAGGCCAAAGAGGATATTTTCCCGTACTGTGAGGTGAGGAAAAAGCGCGTAGGACTGGAACACCATGGCCAGATGGCGATCCGCCGGGGGCAGGTCGGTAACGTCGCGGTCGCCAATGTAGATGCGTCCGCCGGAAACGCTCTCAAGCCCGGCAATGAGCCGTAGCGTGGTGGATTTGCCGCAGCCGGAAGGCCCGAGCAGCACAAGCAGCGAACCTTCGTTGATTTCAAAGGATACATTTTGCACAGCGTGGGTTGCACCCCACTTTTTACATACGTTTTCAAGACGTATTGCGGACAAGTTCAGCTCCTTTCGTGGATGGCGCGCTTGTGGGCGGGGCGGTCAGACTCCAGAGGCGTAACACAAGGCCGTGCTGCCTTCATGGAGAAAATTTGATTTTAATTACCACTAATTGCGCCTTGTGGCAAGAACGATAGCTTTCGTGTTCGTTACATTACAGGCAGCAGTGTTACAGTTTTGTGACAAAGGTTTACTTGACCGCAACATGCTGCCGTGATTAAAAATAGTGGAAAATGTCGAGGGGAGGTGCTGGCATGTTTGTAGCACACATATCTGATCCGCATGTGGGAGCCGGGCGCAGCCTGGCATTCAACGTGTCTGACGGTGCGCTGCTGCTGGAAAAAACCGTGGCCCACATTGCGGCCATGCCGCAACTGCCCGATTGCCTTGTGCTGAGCGGGGATATTTCGGTGAACGGTCAGTCCGGCGGCTATGCCACTGCGGCAGAGGCTCTGTCGGCGCTGCCTATGCCCGTGTATGTGTTACCCGGCAACCATGATAAACGCGAAAACCTTGTAGCCGTGCTTGGGCAGTATTGCCCTGCGGATGCGGCGGTTGCCCCCTACCTGTGCTATACTGTTGAAGATTTTCCCTTGCGGCTCGTGTTTTTTGATGGCACCCATCCAGGCTCGCATTCCGGCCATTTTGACGCTCCCGTCGCGACGTGGCTGGAAAAGACACTGGCAGCCCAGCCCGGCAGGCCCACGCTGGTCTTTACCCATCATCCACCCTTTATCACAGCCCTTGGCGTGATGGACGAGCCATATGAAAATGCCGAGGGCCTTGGCAGCCTGCTGGAGAAATTCCCCAATGTGCGCCTCTGCTGCGGGCATCTGCACAGACATATGTTCACCATGTGGCACGGGGTGGCGGCCGTGACGGCTCCCCCGGTGTGCATGCACATAGTGCCGGATTTCTGTGCCACCGGTGGAGATGCCTTTACAGATGAGGCCCCGGCATTTTTGCTCCACCACTTTGTTGATGGCCGGGTGAACACCCACTACTGCCGTGTGCCGGGCGAGTTTGCCGAGTGCGGGCCGTTCAGCTTCTCCCACCCGCCGAAGCTGGGGTAGGTGAAAATAAATTCAGGTTTTGTACAATGAAAAAGGCCGCTTTCGCGGCCTTTCATGTTTTACTTCAACTCTTGTTTTTTCAAAAAAATTAGCGTCTAGAATAGAAAATCCGTAGACAGGAAGTTGGATTTTCTGTTGCGCACGATGTCAGAAATCAGTTCCTTGTTGGGGGCGGAGCCCTTGGCTGCCACCAGTGTGCGGATGGAGAAGGCGCGCAGCGCATCACTGACAGAGAGTGTGCCTTCCGCAGAGTCCTTGCGGCCTGTGAAGGGGAAGGTATCTGGCCCGCGCTGGCACTGGCTGTTGATGTTGACGCGGCACACCTGATTGACCATGGGGTCAATGAGCGCGGCCACGGCGTCGGGGTCAGTGCCGAATATGCTGGCCTGCTGGCCGAAGGGCGAGGCTATTACCGCCTCTGCGGCTTCCGACACGTCGTTGTACGAAACCACAGGCACCACAGGGGCAAACTGTTCTTCCGTGTGCAGGCGCATGTCTGCGGTAACGCCCGCAACCAGCGTGGGGTAATACAGGGTGCGATCAAAGATGCCGCCGTGCGGGTTGGCAATGCGCGCGCCCTTGGCAACAGCTTCGTCCACCAGTTCACGCAGGTCGTCTATCTTGCCGGGCACGGGCAGCGGGGTGATTTTGACCCCCGGCTTCCAGGGCAGGCCCATGGGCAGGGCGGCAATGGCCTCGCTGAATTTTGCCAGAAATTCCTCAATGCGCGAAGCGTGTACATAAAATATCTTCAGGGCCGTGCAGCGCTGGCCGTTAAAGCTCAACGCTCCGGTTACGGCCTCGGATACGGTCAAATCCATATCAGCGCAGGGCAGCACGATGGCAGCGTTTTTGGCGTCCAGCCCCAGCACGCAGCGCAGTCGGTGGGGCGAGGGATGGTGACGGCGCAGGGCATCAGCCGCGCGGCTTGAGCCGATAAAAGCCAGCACGCTGATGCGGCCAGATTCCAGCGCGGGAATGGCCACACGCCTGTCGCCAAAGAGGATGTTAACCACCCCGGCGGGGAAGCAGTCAGCAAAGGCTTCAAGCAGGGGCGCATAGAGCAGCTTGCCAATGCGCGGCGTTTTGACGATGACCGGGTTGCCCATGATCAGGGCCGGAATAAGCGTGGTGAAGGTTTCGTTGAGCGGATAGTTGAACGGCCCCATGCACAGCACCGGCCCAAGCGGCGCGCGGCGGATCTGGGCGTAAATGCCGCTCTCGATCACAAAGCGGGAGGAGGCGCGGTCGAGGTCTTTAAGGGCGTCCACAGTGGCGCGGATGTAGTCGATGGTGCGGTCAAATTCCGCCCGGCAATCGTTGAGCGGCTTGCAGATTTCCCACACCATCAGACGCACCACCTGATCGCGCACAGCCAGCATGCGGCGGGCAAATTCTTCCACACGGGCAATGCGGTCTTCCACGCGCATGGTGGGCCACGCGCCGCGTCCATTGTCCCACGCCTTGGTTACGGCTTTCACTGCCGCCAGAGATTCCGCCTCGGTCAGTTCCGGGCAGGAGCCGATGACGCGCTGCTCGCCGTTCACATACAGGGGCGAATGCACGGTGTGCACGGGGCCATTCCACTCAAGCAAACGCCCGCCAACAAGGTAGCGGCGCTCATGGAGCGGTTCAAGAACGCAATCATCGGGTATATTGTCCACATCCGGCGAAAAATCAGCGCCGGGCTGGATATTGGCTTCGGTCATGTGTGCCTCCTGAACTTTCAGCAGATGAA of the Desulfovibrio desulfuricans DSM 642 genome contains:
- a CDS encoding ABC transporter ATP-binding protein, with product MSAIRLENVCKKWGATHAVQNVSFEINEGSLLVLLGPSGCGKSTTLRLIAGLESVSGGRIYIGDRDVTDLPPADRHLAMVFQSYALFPHLTVRENILFGLKVRKVPEADQMRRLDNAVDVLGLSGLLERKPSALSGGQQQRVALGRALVAEAAVCLMDEPLSNLDAKLRLEMRREIRDLQQRLGMTMVYVTHDQTEAMSMADTIILMQHGHIVQNDAPVAMYSQPATTFAASFIGTPPMNLLNVAMCKGQAVIKGNECCPVPGAVAAECTLGIRPENIQVTPDGPWEAEVLSMEYLGADSVLACSLGQQQVAVQMAGNPGFKPGHKLRLNFAADALHFFEAESGKRMGAA
- a CDS encoding aldehyde dehydrogenase family protein — encoded protein: MTEANIQPGADFSPDVDNIPDDCVLEPLHERRYLVGGRLLEWNGPVHTVHSPLYVNGEQRVIGSCPELTEAESLAAVKAVTKAWDNGRGAWPTMRVEDRIARVEEFARRMLAVRDQVVRLMVWEICKPLNDCRAEFDRTIDYIRATVDALKDLDRASSRFVIESGIYAQIRRAPLGPVLCMGPFNYPLNETFTTLIPALIMGNPVIVKTPRIGKLLYAPLLEAFADCFPAGVVNILFGDRRVAIPALESGRISVLAFIGSSRAADALRRHHPSPHRLRCVLGLDAKNAAIVLPCADMDLTVSEAVTGALSFNGQRCTALKIFYVHASRIEEFLAKFSEAIAALPMGLPWKPGVKITPLPVPGKIDDLRELVDEAVAKGARIANPHGGIFDRTLYYPTLVAGVTADMRLHTEEQFAPVVPVVSYNDVSEAAEAVIASPFGQQASIFGTDPDAVAALIDPMVNQVCRVNINSQCQRGPDTFPFTGRKDSAEGTLSVSDALRAFSIRTLVAAKGSAPNKELISDIVRNRKSNFLSTDFLF
- a CDS encoding carbohydrate ABC transporter permease → MNEQRNMYDSRGFSRVLDTTAAWMLAILWALPLFYAIWTAFHPAEFSTRFSLTAPLTLENFANAWKAAPFARYFVNTIMLVTLTTGMQLVLCTLAAYAFARYDFKGKGIAFALILMQLMIMPDVLVVENYSTMSKIGVLDSTLAISLPYMASAFGIFLLRQTFKSVPKELEEAAAVEGANTLQVLWHVYVPLAKPTYAAYALVSISTHWNNFLWPLIVSNSVNSRPLTVGLQIFSATEQGVDWTIITAATLMTSGPLLVAFLLFQRQFVQSFMRAGIK
- a CDS encoding phosphodiesterase; translation: MFVAHISDPHVGAGRSLAFNVSDGALLLEKTVAHIAAMPQLPDCLVLSGDISVNGQSGGYATAAEALSALPMPVYVLPGNHDKRENLVAVLGQYCPADAAVAPYLCYTVEDFPLRLVFFDGTHPGSHSGHFDAPVATWLEKTLAAQPGRPTLVFTHHPPFITALGVMDEPYENAEGLGSLLEKFPNVRLCCGHLHRHMFTMWHGVAAVTAPPVCMHIVPDFCATGGDAFTDEAPAFLLHHFVDGRVNTHYCRVPGEFAECGPFSFSHPPKLG
- a CDS encoding carbohydrate ABC transporter permease; the encoded protein is MFKPETMRQINAWLLLLPGFALVVTFTHYPAVSTFIHSFFMDGRGGAPAQFVGLEQYRYLLDDEVFLKSLRNNIIFACCTIPCSMSLAMLMAFLVNARLKGQAFLRLCYFVPTVLPMIAVANIWLFFYTPDYGLLEQLRFFLGATTGINWLGSEQTALFCVISVAVWKDAGFFMIFYLAALQQIPPSLGEAAMLEGASRAYYYRRVVIPLLMPTTLFVLINATINAFRMVDHLFVLTQGGPNNATSLLLYYIYETSFKFWDTGYGATLTMVLLGFLGFAAFVQFGIIEKRVHYR
- a CDS encoding ABC transporter substrate-binding protein, with translation MKRIRSLFLAIFCICLCAGSALAAQTNLTFYFPVSVGGPITKIVEGMTQEFMKENPDIKITPVYSGNYRDTITKALTAQRGGEPPHVAVLLSTDMFTLIDENAIVSYDEIVGKDNMAFTKDYFPGFMRNSQTEGKTWGIPFQRSTIVMYWNKEMFKEAGLDPEKGPATWQELVEMGKKLTKKDESGKVSQWGVAIPSTGYAYWMLQALAITNGVELMNDAGNKVFFDNPKNIEALQFLTDLAYKYEVSPKGTIDWSTTPRDFFERKTAIMWTTTGNLTNVRTNAKFPFGVGMLPANARLGSPTGGGNFYIFKNSTPEERKAAVRFVQWMTTAERAAQWGIDTGYVAVRPDAWKTERMETYVKGFPYAAVARDQLAHAVPELSTHENQRVTKALDDAIQAAVNGSKKPDAALKDAQREADRILRRYQK